The Acinetobacter chinensis genomic sequence ATTTACACTGTCGACAATTTCCTCTACTGATAAGGCCGAATAGAAGCCCCCGCCACCCAACGCTCCCCATTTTGCAGTATTTTTAACATTATGCTTCTGTCTTGCAGATGGAATTTCAAAAAATCTTTTAGAAAAAGCAGTTCTGTCAACCTCTGCCATATAACTGTTTAAAGAAACTGTATCATTCAGATTATAGTTGGAAGTATTGGTAATATCTGAGAAATCCCGCCCCACACCTGCTACCGCTGTTTTTACACTTAAACCTGATGGATTCGATGCAGAGTTTTTTAGCGCCTCAGTAAAACGCGCAATACAAGGCCATGTTGCATTATCTTTCATCAGCCCCAGATCAGTTACAGAATTATAATTCTGTAAAGATGCACCACTGTCATTACAACTGAAAGCCCTACTGTTCTTAGATGTTCCTATAGATGAGCCATCCTCTACCAAGGCTTTTTTCATCAGACGCTCAACACCGACCCTGGCTGTATAAGTAGCTCCCTCAGTATTGACGATACTTGGTGTCCCTGCTGTCAGCACATACACACCCTGAGCATGACACTGACTTAAATTCGTTTGTGTCATCTGTTTCTGTATCAGTGCAGGGCGGTGGTATTTTTCTGCTGTCCTGGTTTTTCCACTTCCCTCTTCTGCGTAAGGGAATCCTGAATATTTGACTTCTTTTGTATCATCATTGACATAAAAATATTCAAAACCGATGATGCTGTCCCCAATTCCAGTAGTATTGTCATCACCAGGTCGGTCATTTCTCAGGTAAGAACCATCATAGTGAATGTTATCTGAAATATAGTTCTCAACAGTTGAACCAAAACCAAATTTTTCAAATTTCCAAGTCGGATTAAATAAACCTGCTGGTTTAATACAGTGCCCATATTTATCCCAGGCACCATTACATTTTGAATAATAATCTCCACCCAGTAATGTAAACTTACGACCAATAACCTTTACACCCGCACCCTTAGTTGTTGTCCCCATTAAAGCAGAAGCAGTATCCGCATAGGTACTCGCAATTGGAGAGTTGCGGTCACGCTCTCCAGAAAACAGATTGCCCAACGTATCCCAAAGTGATTCATCATCACCCGAGGTGGCATTTGCAATAGTCCGGGCCAGTAAAGCCCGCTGCTTAACCGTTCCTGTTGTTGTCACAACATCTGCATCCAGTCGTCTCGCCGGAATATTCACTTTCCCTGCAAAGGAATTATTTTCATTTCCACTTTGACTATAAGCCGAAAATGAAGACAGCCCCACAACCTTATCATCCGATAAAGCTGCAATCTGCTTATCAGGATTTCCAACCAACAGGCTGATCAGTGCAATTTTAGCCTTGGACATCCTATCATGACATTTATATTGCACCCATCCTGACCTTAACTCGCATGTCCCCTTCACATAATCCAGATAATTTTTATAACGCCCAGGAAAGAATGCCTGATTCAGGTTGTTTCCTATATTTGCAAACAGTACATCTGCTTTATTGTAGCGGCAGTAAGTTGTCTGAAATGAAATACCATTGATTGAAACCGTATCAGTTCCACCACTAAGACTCTGATTACACAAAGAATAATCTGAAAACCCATCATTTAAGGTTCCGAGCACTCCCTTCATTGCCTGAGTCTGATCCAGCATTAACATCAGAGCTACTGAACCGTCTGCACCACCCGCTCTATAGATCTCAATATCAGCTGCCTGCGCACCACTTGCACCCAGCATAAAAGCTGACCCCAGCATCGCCCTGTACAGCACTTTCATTTTATTTGTTTTCATGTCATCACCCAGTTTTTGTTTTAATGTCTGTATTTGTGTGCCCTGCCTGGAATGTCAGGAGCTGAACCCCGTCACATAGTTATATTCGGCAACCTGTGTGCTGTATGGCACTTCCAGTGCTTCAAGGCATTTCGACACTGTATTTTCTGTCGGATTTGTCACTGTGCTCATATTGCCTGTCAGGCAACCCCTGATCTGTTGCATGGATGCGGCACCCAGCCCAGGCAGTACAGAAGTGACATATACGGTAAAACGATCATTGCTGTCTGTTTTTGCAGAAACCGCATCTGTTCCAGTACCAAAGTTTTCAAATGGTGTATCTGTTGCTGATGCACGGCGGATAGCGACCTGTGTCAGTACTGCCCGACGGTTACTGGTAAAATGATTGTCTGTAGTTGAAGTCGGATCACAGTATCCACTCATCCCCAGACTGCTGTTTTTAATGGTGCTGCCATCCTTATAAATCATGCTGGCAGTGTTGATATCAAAAAATACTTTTTTACCTTCCCTGAAGCAGAACACCAGTTCTTTACCCTGATTTTCAGGGCGACGAATAAATCCCAGCAATCCTGCTGAAGTGGAAAACTCCCCAAGACGGTCTGGTTTTTCCAAAGAAAGCATGACTGCATCAGAACCCTGTCGCAAAAGATCATCGACCTGGCTGTTCATCGAAAGCTGCAATGACGTGATACTTTGCCGGATCGCCAGCACACCAATCACCAGTATCAGTGACAGGATGAACAGCACAACAACAAGTGCCGCCCCACGCTGATGTTGAAAATGATTTTGATGCTTCATTATTCAGCCTCCCCCAGTGCATTACGCATTGCTACGGTCTGCGTCGTGACTTTCCTTAAATAGTTGGTATCTGCTGTTTTCAGCTTGAGATCTTCCTGATCCAGCACTGTAAATTTTTCAATATCTTTCAGATCAATATTTTTGCCTGAACTGTTCTGAGCACGTACCACAAAACCTAAGCGTACACTTCTGATCTGAGGTTTAACTGCAGTGGCATTTGCCATGAGATCGTTATAGCCTTTAACGGTCAGATAACGCATATTGCCAGGAGCTGCATACCCCCCCTCAGAAACACCCAGCAGAACATGAAAATGATCCACGCGACGCAGCACAATTTCACCCTGCCCCAGCAGTTTTCCTGTCACGATCACCGGTGAAAATGTCTTTTTATCAGCCGAGCTGCTTTCTGCTGTTCTTGCCGCTTCTATAGACTGCAGGCTGTAACGTCCTGCTGCACATGCCAGAGAAAGCGGATCATTTGGCTCTGTGTCGCTGCCATCATTGTCTCTGCGCAGAAAATAACGCTGAATGATATAAGTCCGGTCTGCAATATTCTGTAAGGTGATCTTTTCACCGGAACAGTCGTAACCGACAACAGTTGCCTTTTCAGCTTCAGATAATCCTGTGTCACGGTTTTTCATGGCATTGAATTCTTCATCTGAATACAGCGTCTGAATTGCCTTAAACTGAATGGTCAGCTGATCACTGCTGACATTACCTCCCATATTGGAAATACCCGTCCAGCTGTTGGCTGCTGTGGTCAGTGCTGTTTCATTGCCACGTGTCATATACCCGACATCAAAACCTTCACCCAGTGTTCCACCTGCTGCGGTCGCCAGATATTTCGTCACATTGTTCTGAGATAAAATGACACCACCCTGCGCCATATTTCCATCTGCGACAGCAGAGAGCGCCCCTAGATTGGCTTTCCGGATATCCCTGGCAATATATTCCAGTCCAAAATTCCCAGAATCCTGCATATCTCCCATGGCTTTCTGAACAGCAAGACTGCTTTGACTGGTCAGAAACAGCTGAATTGCAACTGCTGTAATCACAAGGCCAATCGCAAGTGCAATCATCATTTCAACAAGGGTCAAACCCTTCTGTTCCGCTCTTATTTTTATTGTTTTCATTGGTAGGTCTCCATAATGACGCATTTCGCCGTTGGCAGATAAATTCCACCCTTGGTGCATGCCTGTCTATCTGAAGTACTTTCAATCGGTTTGGTTTTTCCCCATGCCACATAAATGCAGTAACGGTCCTTGCCCGCTGCAGTGTCACATTTCGGCATTTTGATCTGAAGTCCAAGCTGCTCTGCTTTGGACTGAATATCACTGACATCATAAGCTGCCATATCTGTACTGCTGCATTTCTGGGTTCCCAGACATTTGGTCACCGTTGCAGCAGAAGCAGCATTTAACCCCGATGCATAGGACGCTAATGCAAACTGATTTGCCCGAATCCGCTCACCAAGCTCTTTAGCGAGACCCATTGCCTGAGTCCTGACCAGAGCTTCGCCACCGGCATCGACAGCACGATACTGTAGTGCAATAAAACCGAGCACACCTATGGAAAGCAGCAGTAATGCCACAAGCACTTCCATCATGCCCGCACCCTGTTGATTGAATGATTGCTTCATACACTGCCACCTTCTGTTCCGCACCAGAACAGCCCTGTTAATATTATTATTTCTTTCATTTTTCTGATTTGATGTTCTGACCCACTCAGCACCTGCTGATCTGATCTTTTATGTTTCTGTAATTTTTATTCAGCCATCACTGACTGCCGTTTTTATTTGCTTCACTGTCTGAATAATCAGTTCTGTACTGCCCCCTTAAACAGTTACAACCCCATACCAGTGACTGAATCCACTCGCACAATCACATTCTGTGCAGCAGTTCATCATATTGTTTATTAAAGATTAATACTTTTGGATGTAATTTAAACACAATCACAGATGATCGGTATAAAAAAACGGATGAAATCCAGAAGGAATCATCCGCTAAATCAACCACAAATGTGATGCAATATGCTTTTTAGTGCGACTGCTCAGTTTTATGCCTGTGTAACAACAGGAATCCGCAGTTCTTTGGGTAAGCTGAAAGTAATATTTTCTTCCCGACCATTCAGTTCCTGTGGCGCAGTTGCCCCCCAGTCCTGCAAACGCTGAATCACCTGTTTAATCAGAATTTCAGGCGCAGATGCCCCTGCCGTCACCCCAATTTTAGAATCCTGATTAAACCAGGACTGTTCAAGCTGATCTGCATTATCCACCAGGTAAGCATGTTTCCCCATGCGTTCTGCCAGTTCACGTAAACGGTTCGAGTTGGATGAATTTGGCGAACCCACCACCAGTACAACATCACACTGCTCAGCCAGATCACGGACTGCATCCTGACGGTTCTGGGTTGCGTAGCAAATGTCGTCTTTACGGGGACCCTGAATTTTAGGAAAACGTAATCTTAAAGCATCAATCACTTTAGCCGTATCATCAATGGACAGTGTTGTCTGAGTCACAAACGCAACTTTTTCAGGATTGATGACCGCGAGGGCTGCAACATCTTCTTCATCTTCCACCAGGTAAATATGACCGCCCTTTTTTTTGTCATACTGCCCCATTGTACCCTCTACCTCAGGGTGCCCTTCATGACCGATCAGAATGGCTTCTGTTCCCTCACGGGCATATTTAGTCACTTCTA encodes the following:
- a CDS encoding pilus assembly PilX family protein; this translates as MKHQNHFQHQRGAALVVVLFILSLILVIGVLAIRQSITSLQLSMNSQVDDLLRQGSDAVMLSLEKPDRLGEFSTSAGLLGFIRRPENQGKELVFCFREGKKVFFDINTASMIYKDGSTIKNSSLGMSGYCDPTSTTDNHFTSNRRAVLTQVAIRRASATDTPFENFGTGTDAVSAKTDSNDRFTVYVTSVLPGLGAASMQQIRGCLTGNMSTVTNPTENTVSKCLEALEVPYSTQVAEYNYVTGFSS
- a CDS encoding PilW family protein; translation: MKTIKIRAEQKGLTLVEMMIALAIGLVITAVAIQLFLTSQSSLAVQKAMGDMQDSGNFGLEYIARDIRKANLGALSAVADGNMAQGGVILSQNNVTKYLATAAGGTLGEGFDVGYMTRGNETALTTAANSWTGISNMGGNVSSDQLTIQFKAIQTLYSDEEFNAMKNRDTGLSEAEKATVVGYDCSGEKITLQNIADRTYIIQRYFLRRDNDGSDTEPNDPLSLACAAGRYSLQSIEAARTAESSSADKKTFSPVIVTGKLLGQGEIVLRRVDHFHVLLGVSEGGYAAPGNMRYLTVKGYNDLMANATAVKPQIRSVRLGFVVRAQNSSGKNIDLKDIEKFTVLDQEDLKLKTADTNYLRKVTTQTVAMRNALGEAE
- the pilV gene encoding type IV pilus modification protein PilV, which encodes MKQSFNQQGAGMMEVLVALLLLSIGVLGFIALQYRAVDAGGEALVRTQAMGLAKELGERIRANQFALASYASGLNAASAATVTKCLGTQKCSSTDMAAYDVSDIQSKAEQLGLQIKMPKCDTAAGKDRYCIYVAWGKTKPIESTSDRQACTKGGIYLPTAKCVIMETYQ
- the ispH gene encoding 4-hydroxy-3-methylbut-2-enyl diphosphate reductase — encoded protein: MEIVLANPRGFCAGVDRAIAIVNRALECFHPPIYVRHEVVHNKFVVDDLRQRGAVFVDELDEVPDDNIVIFSAHGVSKAVQQEAERRGLKVFDATCPLVTKVHIEVTKYAREGTEAILIGHEGHPEVEGTMGQYDKKKGGHIYLVEDEEDVAALAVINPEKVAFVTQTTLSIDDTAKVIDALRLRFPKIQGPRKDDICYATQNRQDAVRDLAEQCDVVLVVGSPNSSNSNRLRELAERMGKHAYLVDNADQLEQSWFNQDSKIGVTAGASAPEILIKQVIQRLQDWGATAPQELNGREENITFSLPKELRIPVVTQA